From the Papaver somniferum cultivar HN1 chromosome 2, ASM357369v1, whole genome shotgun sequence genome, the window TTTGGCTTGTATTGTGCTCATGTAGTGAGCGAATACTATATAGATTGGTTGGTCTATTAGGATTAAATAATACAATTTGTTAACTTCCTCTTAAGTCGACTTTATTTCATATGTACTTGTTCAATAGGATGCTGGACCAGTTAATCATCCACATAAAGATAGCAACGTGATGGAGGAAAACACACCGGCCTTGAGCGTAAGGATCGATGTGGCCCAGTGCTTTCAGACTAATGCAGGACCAGTTAATCATCCACAGAAACAAAGCATTTTGATGGAGGAAGACACTTTGATCTCGAAGGCGGGGATCGATATGACCCAATGTTTTCAGAACGATCAggtattgattttatttttcaagcTTCTCCGACGAGTATATTCTGAATAACCTTGTATAGAAACTTATATATATAGCAATTTGACTCTCAAGATGCAGCATTTGAATGGTTCCAAGAGGTTgttaaaaataataatactagACTTGTGACTAGAAAGTCAGAGATGTAACCAGCAGGAAAGAGAATCTTTCTTTTGATTGCTTGTGACAGTAGTGGGTTCTTAGTTCTTACAAGTCTCGACCAAATATTACTAGACTCGCGATTAGAAAGTCACAGACGAAAACTGCAGGAAAGTTTGGCTGTGTTCTGATTGCTTGGAACTGCAATTTTTTGTACAAGTTTCGTGCAAACTATAGCATATTCTGCCTTCAGGTGGCGCACTCTTATGCTGCTTCTGAGAATTTGATTGCTGAAAGTAAAATAAATGAGTATTTAGTTTTGTTTGTCCAACGAAAACTAATTAATCTATAATTTGTTTGGCATCTACTGTTCTTATATAGAATTATTGGTACCTCTCTAGGCTTGGCTTGATAAAATTTGAACTTGCTCATTAGGGTAAAGGACTAAAAAATAGCAATATGATGGAGGGAGATGCTCCGATCTCGAAGGAGGGCGTCGAGGTAATCGATCTTTGTCAGAACGATCCGGCACTAATTTGGTTTTCCTAATATCATGGAAGAGTTTATTCTTTATAATGTTATGCAGTTACTTATGCCAGTCAAATGGAGGTTGGTCTACGAGGATTTAACAACATGAACCCTTAGCTGCAACACAAAGTTtgacttgattttatttttacttgttCATCAGGATGAAATACCAGTTAGTGATCCACCAAAAGATGGGAATATGATGGAGGCCGACTCTTCAATCTCTAAGAAGGGAATGGATGTGACTCAATTTTTTCAGACCGATCAggtattgattttatttttccagCTTCTTGGACAAGTATATTGTAAAGAATGTTGTGTAGCTTCTTATATGGTGATACATATGTAGCTATTTGACTCACGAGATGCAGCATTTGAATGGTGCCAAGAGGTTGCTGACAAGAACAAAACAAGAGTTATAATTGGAAAGTCAGAGACGAAACCAGCAGGAAAGGGTAGCTTTGTTCTGTTTGTTTGTGACCGAAGTGGTGTTTACAGGTACACTAGTTGCACACCAGATACCAGAAAACGTCAGAGAAGAGAAAGCAAGAAGTGTGATTGCCCTTTTAAAGTGAGAGGTACTTGTCTTCCTGAAAATAAATGGAGACTTCGGGTTCTTTGTGGAAGACATAATCACGAAGCTGAAAACACATCAGTTCCACTATTTAATCGGGATGAGGAGCAGCTAGGGGTTAAATTGACTGCAAGTGGTGATCGTCCCCAACAGGTACTTGAGGCATTGAAGGAGAAGAACAAAGAATGTCTTGCGAGTACCAGTGGAAGTGCCATATACAACACAAGGTCAAAATTAAAACTGAAAGAGGTGGCGAGGAAGTCAGTGGCGCAGGAGGTAATTTCGCCGTCAACCCAATACTATTACATAGAAGTGCCGAGAAAAGATGTAAATCCAGATGAGTTACATGATAACGTGTGGTGTCATCTAGATTTTACGTAGTTGGAAAATTGTATTCCGTGTGTTAATGGTAATAATTCCTGTTCATTCATGTGATTGGGTTTCTTTTCCAGGGACATATTAATAGGTGCACAGTTCTTAAAGTCAGGATATATGCAGTTTACTACACTGGACCACTCTAATGTTACACTGAGTGTTGGAACTAAGTATTTGGCTTCTTTAGCACGTTCTCTAATAAAACTGAGCTGTCTAGAGTTTATTTGGCTTGTATAGTGCTCACGTAGTGAATGAATATTATGTAGATTGGTTGGTCTATTAGGATCAAATACTGCAATTTGTTAGTTCCCTTTCAAGGCTTGACTTCATTTGTATGTACTTGTTCAATAGGATGCTGGATCAGTTAATCATCCACATAAAGATAGCAATGTGATGGAGGAAAACACTCCAGCCTCAAATGAAAGGATTAATGTGGCACGGTGCTTTCAGACTGATGCAGGACCAGTTAGTCATCTACAGAAAGAAAGCATTTTGATGGAGGAAGACACTCTGATCTCGAAGGTAGGGATCGATGTGACCCAATGTTTCCAGACCTATCAGGtagttattttaattttcaagCTTCTTCGCCGAGTATATTCGCAATAACCTTGTAGAAACTTATTCTAGCTATATATATACATAGCTTTTTGACTCTCAAAATGCAGCATTTGAACTTTTTCAAGAGGTTTCTAAAAAAGAATAACACAAGACTTGTGAGTCAGAGATGTAACCAGCAGGAAAGGAAGTCTTTCTTTTGATTGCTTGTGACACTAATGGTGTTTACAAGTCACGAGCAAACTATGGTGTACACGGTGGaccattattattattgtgttttgaGTGCGGAAAGTAAAGGAATGTGCTAAAGAATACTTGGCTTCTTTAGCTAGTTCCTCTGGAATATATTGGGCATGTATTTTGCTTAAGTAATGAACAAATTTTGTGTATATTAGTTGGTCTATCAGCTTCCTCTGCAGTCTTGACGTGATGTTATTTGTACTTGCTCATTAGGGTGAAGGACCAGTTAAGGATCCACTAAATGGTAGCAATATGATGGAGGAAGACGTTCCGACCTCGAAGGAAGGGATGGAGATAACCCATTTTTATCAGACCGATCAGGTACTAATTTTGTTTTCCTATCTTCTGGGAAGAGTTTATTCTTTATAATGTTCTGTAGATACTTATGCCCAATAAACACAGGGTGGTCTATCAGGACTGAACAACATGATTTTATTTCTACTTTTTCGTTAGAATAAAATATCACCAGAAGATGTCAATATGATGGAGGATGATGCTCCAATCTGGAGGGAGGGGATGGACGTGACTCAGTTTTTTCAGACCGATCAGGTATTGGTTTTATTTTTCCAGCTTCTTGGACAAGTATATTTTGAAGGATGTTTTGTAGCTTCTTATATGGTTGTTTGTATGTAGCTATTTGACTCACGAGATGCAGCATTTGAATGGTGCCAAGAGGTTGCTAGAGAGAACAATACAAGAATCATTATTAGAAAGTCAGAGACGAAACCAGAAGGAAAGGGTAGCTTTGTTCTGTTTGCTTGTAACCGAAGTGGTGTTTACAGGTACACTAGTTGCACACCGGATGCTAGAAAACGTCAGAGAAGAGAAACCAAGAAGTGCGGTTGCCCTTTTAAAGTGAGAGGTACTTGTCTTCCTGAAAATAAATGGAGACTTCGGGTTCTTTGTGGCAGACATAATCACGAAGCTGAAAACATACCACTTCCACTATTTAATCGGGATGTGGATCAGCTAGTGGTTAAATTGACTGCAAGCGGTGCTCGCCCTCGACAAGTAGTTGAGGCATTGAAGCAGAAGAACAAAGATTGTCTTGTGAGTGCCAAAGACATATACAACAGGAGGTCGAGTTTAAAACGGCACGTGGCAGAAAAAATGTCAGTGATGGAACAAGTGATGAAGTTGTCAACCCAATACCATTACATGGTATGGTACAGGAAGGATGAAGAGACGAATGAGCTCAAGGATATAGTATGGGCTCACCCAGAGTCCACATTGTTGGCAAAATGTTTTCCTTCTATGCTAATGatagattgcacctacaagaccaATAGGTTTAAGGTTCCATTCTTTCATGTAGCTGGGATATCTTCTCTAGGAACACCCTTCACAGTGGCATATGCCTTCATAGAGGAGGAGACCAAAGAGCACTTTAGTTGGGCATTGACGCAGTTAAAATCCTTGTTTTTTCCCCATAGTTTACCATCTGTTTGTGTGATGAATGGAGATCATCCATTAATAAATGCAGTTCGTAGTGTATTTCCTGAAGCCAAGAGGTTGCTCTGCACGTTACATATAGGAGAATGCGTTGTAACTAATTGCAGGAAAGCGATTTCAGATGACAAAGAGTGGGACGACTTTCATCGTGATTGGGAATGTGTTTTGAAATCAGAGACGAAGGAAGATTTTGCGGATACTTATACTGAGTTTGTAACTACTTGGGTGACGAGGTACCCCACATGCATTAAATACATACGTGATACATGGATAGTGCACAAGGAGAGCTTTATTTTGTGTTGGACTCGGAAGATTAAGCACTTCGGTTACAAAGAAGTTTCCACGGATGAAAGTGAGCATGAACAGTTGCGGAAGCATATGGAGTCTTCGACGAGCACGACTGGTTTTTTCCGTTGCTGGGAGGCAATGCACAGCATTGTGAAAGACCAGATTAATCAGATTAGTGCCTCCAATGAGAAAAGCTTAACTTATATTAATCGTAAACACCAGATACCTGCTTTCGGAGAGTTGAAGAACCATGTCTCTCAGCATGCGCTGGACCTTATACTACTTGAACTCGAACAATTAGCAGTTGTAGAGTCGCAGAAAGATATCCCTCAGCGTGCATTGAAGCTTAGACAACCAGAGTGTAACCAATCAGTAGACACAAGCACTGGCATAATTTCTTGTTGGTGTCTGATCTCTTATATGCATGGTCTTCCATGTGCGCATGAAGTACATAACTACATCCAGGATGGTAGGCCTATTCCTCTTTCTGCAATTGATCAGCAATGGAAGCAACTCTCTGTAGTACTCAGTCTGAATGATAATCTGGATTTTATTTGCCTACCCGAGGTACAACTTCTACAAGAAAGATGGATGGAAGCATCAGAATCCGACCGATCCTTACTGCAGGAGCAGATGAAAGAGGTTGCGTCGTCTTGTGACTTGGCTAGCTAGATTAGACAGGGATGAAAAATCTGGTTTGATGCATTTGGCAGCATGTAACCTCTTAGAAGCGAAGTTTGTACAGGTCTGACCGGAAGAATGccatccatatatatatatatatatatatataatggtgTCTTTGTTCATTTGTCGGCAGTGAGTGTCGGTGGTCATATTTTCTAGTGCTTGTCATCTCTAAAGGTTAACCTGAGACGTAATGCTGAATTCGTAAGAGGGTTTCGGTGATTCTTAGACACTGCTTCATAAAATAACCAGCCATGTGATTGTTGTGGCCTTAAGAAAATCCTGAAAATACCCGATGAGGAAGAGTCATGATGGAGTTACTGTTGAGTTCTTACTCTTGGTTTCCTGGCCCCTGTATTtggcattataattttttattgtattcaaagaaaaggtcttCCCAAGTCCCAAAAGTTTTCAGACCAGGCAAAAATATGACCACTCCTTATTCAGTTGCTAGCCGTACTGATGGGTGT encodes:
- the LOC113347055 gene encoding uncharacterized protein LOC113347055 isoform X2, with product MKLRTHQLEKESSLSNSSEHGGGSTEVSQLCRSEDDGLLNNPQKASDIKEVGFPISQKGIDLTQSFETDQVFDSRDAMFEWCQEVAKKKNTRLIIRKSQKKPAGKGSFIVVVCERSGVYQSHSNKIDTLGTEPQKRGSKKCGCPFTLRGACLLENKWKLRVNCGRHNHEVESNPVSFNRWKQVEEQLLLDLTAKGAPPQQVLQALKEKHKNNDVNLRTIYNKRSKLKQKEVESKSVMQQDAGPVNHPHKDSNVMEENTPALSVRIDVAQCFQTNAGPVNHPQKQSILMEEDTLISKAGIDMTQCFQNDQGKGLKNSNMMEGDAPISKEGVEDEIPVSDPPKDGNMMEADSSISKKGMDVTQFFQTDQLFDSRDAAFEWCQEVADKNKTRVIIGKSETKPAGKGSFVLFVCDRSGVYRYTSCTPDTRKRQRRESKKCDCPFKVRGTCLPENKWRLRVLCGRHNHEAENTSVPLFNRDEEQLGVKLTASGDRPQQVLEALKEKNKECLASTSGSAIYNTRSKLKLKEVARKSVAQEDAGSVNHPHKDSNVMEENTPASNERINVARCFQTDAGPVSHLQKESILMEEDTLISKGEGPVKDPLNGSNMMEEDVPTSKEGMEITHFYQTDQNKISPEDVNMMEDDAPIWREGMDVTQFFQTDQLFDSRDAAFEWCQEVARENNTRIIIRKSETKPEGKGSFVLFACNRSGVYRYTSCTPDARKRQRRETKKCGCPFKVRGTCLPENKWRLRVLCGRHNHEAENIPLPLFNRDVDQLVVKLTASGARPRQVVEALKQKNKDCLVSAKDIYNRRSSLKRHVAEKMSVMEQVMKLSTQYHYMVWYRKDEETNELKDIVWAHPESTLLAKCFPSMLMIDCTYKTNRFKVPFFHVAGISSLGTPFTVAYAFIEEETKEHFSWALTQLKSLFFPHSLPSVCVMNGDHPLINAVRSVFPEAKRLLCTLHIGECVVTNCRKAISDDKEWDDFHRDWECVLKSETKEDFADTYTEFVTTWVTRYPTCIKYIRDTWIVHKESFILCWTRKIKHFGYKEVSTDESEHEQLRKHMESSTSTTGFFRCWEAMHSIVKDQINQISASNEKSLTYINRKHQIPAFGELKNHVSQHALDLILLELEQLAVVESQKDIPQRALKLRQPECNQSVDTSTGIISCWCLISYMHGLPCAHEVHNYIQDGRPIPLSAIDQQWKQLSVVLSLNDNLDFICLPEVQLLQERWMEASESDRSLLQEQMKEVASSCDLAS
- the LOC113347055 gene encoding uncharacterized protein LOC113347055 isoform X1; amino-acid sequence: MKLRTHQLEKESSLSNSSEHGGGSTEVSQLCRSEDDGLLNNPQKASDIKEVGFPISQKGIDLTQSFETDQVFDSRDAMFEWCQEVAKKKNTRLIIRKSQKKPAGKGSFIVVVCERSGVYQSHSNKIDTLGTEPQKRGSKKCGCPFTLRGACLLENKWKLRVNCGRHNHEVESNPVSFNRWKQVEEQLLLDLTAKGAPPQQVLQALKEKHKNNDVNLRTIYNKRSKLKQKEVESKSVMQQDAGPVNHPHKDSNVMEENTPALSVRIDVAQCFQTNAGPVNHPQKQSILMEEDTLISKAGIDMTQCFQNDQGKGLKNSNMMEGDAPISKEGVEDEIPVSDPPKDGNMMEADSSISKKGMDVTQFFQTDQLFDSRDAAFEWCQEVADKNKTRVIIGKSETKPAGKGSFVLFVCDRSGVYRYTSCTPDTRKRQRRESKKCDCPFKVRGTCLPENKWRLRVLCGRHNHEAENTSVPLFNRDEEQLGVKLTASGDRPQQVLEALKEKNKECLASTSGSAIYNTRSKLKLKEVARKSVAQEDAGSVNHPHKDSNVMEENTPASNERINVARCFQTDAGPVSHLQKESILMEEDTLISKVGIDVTQCFQTYQGEGPVKDPLNGSNMMEEDVPTSKEGMEITHFYQTDQNKISPEDVNMMEDDAPIWREGMDVTQFFQTDQLFDSRDAAFEWCQEVARENNTRIIIRKSETKPEGKGSFVLFACNRSGVYRYTSCTPDARKRQRRETKKCGCPFKVRGTCLPENKWRLRVLCGRHNHEAENIPLPLFNRDVDQLVVKLTASGARPRQVVEALKQKNKDCLVSAKDIYNRRSSLKRHVAEKMSVMEQVMKLSTQYHYMVWYRKDEETNELKDIVWAHPESTLLAKCFPSMLMIDCTYKTNRFKVPFFHVAGISSLGTPFTVAYAFIEEETKEHFSWALTQLKSLFFPHSLPSVCVMNGDHPLINAVRSVFPEAKRLLCTLHIGECVVTNCRKAISDDKEWDDFHRDWECVLKSETKEDFADTYTEFVTTWVTRYPTCIKYIRDTWIVHKESFILCWTRKIKHFGYKEVSTDESEHEQLRKHMESSTSTTGFFRCWEAMHSIVKDQINQISASNEKSLTYINRKHQIPAFGELKNHVSQHALDLILLELEQLAVVESQKDIPQRALKLRQPECNQSVDTSTGIISCWCLISYMHGLPCAHEVHNYIQDGRPIPLSAIDQQWKQLSVVLSLNDNLDFICLPEVQLLQERWMEASESDRSLLQEQMKEVASSCDLAS